In Penaeus vannamei isolate JL-2024 chromosome 13, ASM4276789v1, whole genome shotgun sequence, the sequence ATGCCATACGAACTCTTATTGGCCTGAAGCGAAGGGACAACACTAATGAGGCTTTCTACAATTTACGCACCTTCAAGCTATCATTTATTAATACCCTACAGTGTGCGGTTTTTGCCTATAAATGTTTAAATGGCTTAATCAGTCAAGAGAACTATTTTGCCTATAATATAAAAGATACACATTCCAGAAGGAATGTATACGATGTTCGTATTCCTTACATGACATTATTTCAGTTTCATACTAATATTAGATATCATGGTGCCAACATTTGTAATTTACCTGGGGCAATCAGACGTAAACCTTCTCTTGCTAGTTTTAAATCtagtctaaaaaagaaaaaaaaaaaaaaacatttcgttgTATGCTTAGTACAGTTACCTAGTTATCTACCGCTGTGTTATTTACAGTTATACagatcttatttgatttaagggTATCTCTTAAAATGGGTCATTCCATGTCAGTTTATCTCTCCACCtaaaataatgaaattgaaaacCTCACCCCTCTAAATATCATGAAAATTGATACATATGCAATTCCTAGTCAAAAGGTTAGAAAAGCCAAATTTCCACATTTTAGCTCAATCAGACCAATGGTTATGAAATAACGCCATTTCTTGTGAAAAAGGGCATGGGCACCAAATTTCAAAGTCCCATAATTCTGTAACCACTGGTCCGATTCCCCAAAATGAACTATATTTGTTAAAGGGAAAGCACAGGGAATATCAATATagctttaattctttttttttcggggatTTTAGGCTCTATAACCTTTTGACCTATATTTGTCCCTCGAAAAATGGAGAGGTAATACTTCTTGTTTTGCAGAAATATCAATTAGAAATTAGGATAGCCACCACTAAAATCACGCCCAGGACATTCTATTTACAAATGTATGGCCCAGTGGTAATTCAACTCTAATTGCTTTTACTAGAATTTAACCAACAGCTGCATTGCTCTTTTGATACTCCACTAACAATTTCATGCTGGTATTGGTTAATCCTTGTTCATATTGCAATCAATACTTATCCttagtttttaattattatttttattactatttcatcataGCTATCTGTCCTTGGAGTGGATGTTATGATTGCATTTTTCCTGGCAACATAAACCCACCCAAAGCCATGAGGGTACCACATTCACAGAGAAGTTCTACTACACTACAGTTACTCTTCATCTCTCACGAAAAATGCAATGATTTCCATGTTCTCAGTTATTTCCAAGGCCTGAAAAATTGTATATCAAGATTCTCGTTACAAATTTATTTGAGAACTATGATGAATTAGCTGATATGGCTGAAGTAAAATGCACGACAGTTGTGGAGGGCCAAAGGGCGAGTTTCCTGAAACGTTAACAGATCAAATAGTCAAACTAACTCGGCATAGTTTCACGGCAAAGGCTAAGACTTCTTACATGAATACTCTGAAATCCAATTTGAATCTGATGGAAGAGGTCATTTTAGAAGGGGACTTTGAGAAGAATAATCCCTGTGTTGTATAGGATGAGATGCAAAGTTTTCATTGGGAAAACAGCCAGGCAACCCTTGATCCTTTTTGTTGCCTACTTCCGAGAAGATGGCATACTTGTGTCATCAGTAATTGCCTTGACGGTTATACAAAAATTGTTCGAAGTTCCACAGGTAAAAGAGGCCCACTACTTTACAAATGTGTGTGCTGGTCAGTACAAGAACAAATACAATTTCATTAATTTACGCTACCGCAAAGAACTTTTTCGCCACTTCGCATGATAAGAGTGCTTGTGCTGGTATTAGAGGCATTGTCAAACGACTGGTCACAATAGGAGGATTGCAACGTTTGATCCAAGATAGCATTCTGGCCTCTGCAGCCATGTGTGATTATTGTGCGACGAATATCTTAGGAATTGTTTCTTTCACATCGCACTTGATACGGTTGCTGCCTGCTAAAGGGAATTCAAATTGCGCTGTGAATTGGCGGTCTATAAAAGAAGGCTTGCAGTACCATCGATTTAGCTCTTTGTTATTGACACATCCAGTCTTTCAAACTCAATGGATAGATCATCCCCCTGATTTGGTTGAAATACAAGACCAATGTAATGTAACCTCCATTTTAATATACACTCCACCAAATGTAAAAGAACAGTATTTTGTGTGTTGTCTTTAGAGCAAATTACCATGGATCAGCTTTGTGGTAGAGTTTTCAGAGGAATTTGGTGACCACAATATAATGCAACCTCATGGACCTGCAAGAATTTTTCACCGAAAGATTATCAATTCTAGATTCCTGAATCTGATATACAATTTGTGATAAGTGCTCTTCCAAAAGGAACTACAATATTTACCATGTAAACATTATCAGAATTTTCAGCCTGTGTTCCAAATAGCTTGTTGATAAAGAACCTGTTAGAAAAAGGATTCTGTGGAAATTTtacaatatatttacattaaattGTGCAAAgttagaccttttttttttttttttttttaacctaatATGGAATGTGCTTAATGTATATAGAAAGTATGATCATGATAGTGGTTGGTATTCTAATTTCTAATTAATAGAAAAGATTACTTCTACAATTTTTTTCATATGTTGTTGGGAACATGGGCTGTAGTTTTCATCAAAGTTACTGCTAGGCCCCAAATTGTCAATTTCAGGGACAAAATATAAGTCTAAAAGGTCATTGATCCTAAAATAGctcaaaagataaaataaatatattgttattCCCTGTGATTTCCTCTTTACAAGTATACTTAATTTTTGGAAGTCAAAATAGTTACAGAATTATAGGACTTAGAAACTTAGTGCCCAGGACAAAATTAGGAAATTTGGCTATTCTGACAAGGGATTAcatatattaaatttttttatCAAATTTGGATGGGGTAGAATTTTATTAATTGGGTGAACTGACATAGAATGACCCGAATATGCACACCACTTCAACGACCTGTAAACATCTGAAAACATTAAAGTTTGGAATACTGATGAAACtgtttgatattattttattgaaGCCAAATTTCACTAATACATAGGATATCAATAATTCTCACCTTGAATATCAATTCTATTTCTTCGAAATAACCGATAGTATTAAGTGGTTTGACAGCCGGATTTGCAGCGTCAAACACTCTGCTCGCCTCAGTACTTGTTTCTACTAAGGAACACTTTTACACCATTAGGAAAGACGTTAATGGGTCAATATCCTTCTCACGGTGACTGTAAAGCTTGGGTAATATTTGTTTGTCATTTTAGCTGTGAAATTTTTCACGTTGGAAATATTGTTGAACATATTTTCGAGGAAATCCTTAATATCTTCCTCGTTTGTGTATGGATGATAACTCGTGATACACTATCTGAGGACGGTCGGCACCTCTGAAAGGTTTTGGCAAGGGgtgttcctcctttcttttcttctttgttttctagtATTAACGGGACTGTAACCTTCATCAGGTATCCGCTCGTTTTCCGTAGTTGTAAACTAAGAGCTGTTGTGCATGTGGAGTAGGAGAGATAGTAAGGGTAAGTTACTCCAGGCACGTGGTAATATGTTGGATCTTACTAGTGCTGGTttggttcttgttcttccttttactcttcctacCGTAGGTTCTGGAagttacttgtgtagaagcttcgTTCCTCATACCGATTATAGACATCAAAGTATTGGTGGGAAATCGCTTGTATGGCACCAAACATGGGGAGGTTGGCGTGTCAGCAAGGTCGCAAGTTTGCTGGGtcggaggtggaagggaaagagtgtcaggggaaggggtaggggtagcaAGGAGAGGCGTTGGTCGTGGGTACTGCTATGGAAGGTGAAGAGGggatatggttgtgtgtgttcattttgtgGTATAGAGGTAAAGGGCATTCTGGGAGCGGGAGGGGATGTGAAAGGTAAAGATTGTTATCGTGAGAAGGGGTTGGGATATTGGATGTTGTATGATGGGACGGGGGCGAGTCTGTGGTGACGGATACATCCTTTCCACATTCCTGCGGCTGACGAGGCTAATGAAACTTTTTAGTGCAGATTGTTGGGCAAAGAACATTCGATCAGCAAATCAATTCTATTGCCAATAAGATTTTAAGTGCTGAAGGAGAGTTtctgctgtctctgtctttgtgcttttgtttttgaAAATCTCACAAAAGGTGTAGTACACCTGCTTTCTTCGGTGACGGAAACCAGTCAGTGGCGGGAGTGTCTATTGTTATTGTAGCAAACACTATAATGTCCTTTTTGAAGCACTGATCGAACATGGTATGTACTATAAAACCTGTCTCCTGTGACCCGAGAGGCTAGTcagatttctctctctaactatgaAGGATCATAAGATGCCATGATTTGCCAAGCTGTTCGGTGGCGACGGGAAGGAAGCAAAAATACGTCCTTTCTCTATGGCATCCTCTAGTCCatccttttacaaaaaaaaaaaaaaaaaaaaaaaaaaaaaatcttagagttCTCTTCCGCAGATGCCACGCAAAAATGCTTTTACAGATGCTTTCAGATATGTTGAAAGATGTGCCAGATTCCAAAATTATCCAAAAAATGTCACTTGATATACAGGCAAAGTGTATTACAATAATTGGTAGTGTTAGACAAACAAAGTGAACGATATGCGAAATAACAAATTATATTTGATTATTAATAAGATAAGTGATATAAGCATGTCTCAAATGTGCGCTATATAATGTAAATAGTTAAACtatttaaaggaaagaaaagggtatAACAACCAAGCTCCTAGATGTACAATAAATTTATGACATTAAAACTGACAGTTGTGGATCAATAGGGAAGAATTTACTCCAGCTTCTCATGAAATAACTAACTGAAGCTAATGTCCCTCTTGAAAATCTTGTTGGCTTTACATCAAATAATAGATAGTAGTGTAATGGGATGCAACAATTCATTAAATAGCCGCCGTAGAGACAAAGTGCTAAATATTAACATTTAGTGCATAAGCCACTTTCGTCATATGTGTGCATCGAAAGCAGCCAAACCTTAGATTTAGTACGAAATGCATTCATTTCTATCAtagtacagagagaaagagtgaatttgACCGATTCCAAACGGTCTGCGCAGCCAAGCCACACAAATTATTGCATATAGCTAAGTTGACATGCTGTTCCTTCACACATATGAACTACTCGAACAATGGGATCCTCTGTCGTATTTCAAGGAAAAACATAGAAGTACTTGGAGCCCCCATTTTTCATGATACATTTACCGATTCTTTAGTATCGCTATACTTTCAAGTTCTTAGAGTTTATCTAAATAAGATTTACTGATTCTGACTTACTCTTTTAGAGAAGTGGTCAGTGGCGTGCTGGGGATGAGACTGCAATGGATGCAAAAGGTTGAAATGGTCGTTGTCATTGTCACtggtgctgttattgttattgctattgctattgatattgatatttttatttctatttctattgatattattattattatcgttgttattgttactatcattatgattattatcattgttattattgttatttattgttattgcttttattattattatcattattattattattaattttattattattgttattgctgtttattatcatcatcatcattatcatcatcgccatcgtcgttgtgttcatcatcatcattatcatccttatcattacgactattattttcactttcattatcgccatcattatcatttttattattttaatcattatcattattgttgttactattgtcattatttctgttataattattatcactattatcattattatcatgatcattattactcttataatcatcatgattattattactttataattttattattattattattattattattattattattattattattattacaatcatcattatcatcatcattaacatgatcaatattattgttattattattattggttcttattactaacatcatcatgtttaatattattattgtaattattattattatcattattattattattattattattattattattattattattattattattattattattattattattattattattattatcatcatcatcatcgttattattattactagcattatcattatcattatcattaatatcatcattattattatcattatcattattatcagcagcagcagcattattattacaatcattattcttttttatttacattataatgattatattttttataattgttatcattattgttatcattatcataattactgatatcactatcatcattattttaatcgtcattaccattattttttttatttttttattagtagtaacattattattatcattgttattattctaaatataattatcattattgttattactaaatttccctaataattgttatttctactatcattataatttttttttctgatactaTTCTCGTTTTGCAGTATATATGTagttactactattgtcatcaatcataatcattgcGAAAGAGTTCCAACGATAGATGAAACTTAATAGCTTAGATTACTTCATGCACTTTTTCTAAAACATGAGATAGAAAGGAAGTGTTATGAATCTATTCAGTTATGCATTCACTTTTTAATTACAGTAATCTAACAGGTTTATATTGATTAAATCTTTCCAACAACAGTTGCCAATGTAAAtaatcaaacaagaaaaatattactGACGGAATCAAAAGGACGAAACAACACTGAACCAACATaatgcgaaaagaaaagaaatcccaAAGTCTAGGAAAACAAGCCCAACAAAAATGCGAAATGCGAGtgaaagagaaactgagaaacgAGTAGATGTTTCGGAACTTTAACAATACTAAAAGAGTGAAGCAATATAGAGAAAAAACGGCGAGGAGATATCTCCAAATCTGGAGGAAGACAGATATTTAAAGGGTGAAGTGATGAGGTCTTAAATACGTTACAAAAGGAATgcaaggaaggagatagagggatgaAATCTGAAACCACACAATTGCCTCAGAAGCAACAGGAGCAGATGTGTTCCCAGGCCTTTGATATAATGGCCTGTCGCTGTTCCCGGAGACGTGATCTCAGTCAAGGGAAGGGAATAATACTACGAGGAGGAgatagcatgaaaaaaaaaacatacgtaagACTTAAATGATTGTCTCATCTATTTTAGTGTCCGGATTACGGTAAACGCGGGAATTTCCGTGAAAATTTCCTCCGAATCCTAGAGGCATGGGGGCTCGCGTCCGACTTGAAGTCACAGGGTTCCTTGGAGAGCCCGCGTAACTTGGCCCTTGGGGCGGAGGTCCTCTAGAGTAGTTGGGATTGTGTGATGGGATTCCCCTGAAGTTAAATGGCTGCGGTCCCCTGAGAGTGTGTGATGCTGGTTCTCTTGGGGCTTGTGATGGGGGTCCTCTTGGGGCTTGTGGTGGGGGTCCTCTTGGGGCTTGTGGTGGGGGTCCTCTTGGGGCTTGTGGTGGGGGTCCTCTTGGGGCTTGTGGTGGGGGTCCTCTTGGGGCTTGTGGTGGGGGTCCCTCAAGACTCTGCGGCGGGGGTCCTCTTGTGTAGCCGTATCCCTGGTGGAGAGAGCCCTTGGGTTGCTGTGGTTGAGGTAAATGTCTTCCTCCATAGTGTTGCAAAGTCTGAGGTGAAGGACCACTTGAatcgggaggagggaagtggcggTTGTGGCTGGGAACGTGCAGCTGAGGTTGCGAAAAAGCTGCAGACTTCAAAGGGTCATACTCGGGATTGAAAGCAGGATTTCGTATTTGTTCCTCCTTCATTGCCTGTTGAGAACTGAACGGCGCGTACCGTCTGACCTCCGACTTTGGCGTGAGGACATGAGAGGGTGAAACGGGGGGATAAGCCTTGCGTTCGTCTGTCGGCTTTTCGTAAGCCGAGTCCCGAGAAGGCCCTGCGCGGTAGCCGTTGGTAGAGGGCGCGGGCGGCTCGCTCTGGGGATTGACAGACGGCTGGGGCGGACGTATGCGTAGCGATCGGGGGCCGTTCACGAAGGGCGGCGGTCCAGTGATGTGGGTTACTTCGGGTCGATCTGTCAAAGGTTTCAAAGTGTTAGTATATGCGCAGTGAAAAGAAGATTTAGCAGTTGAACACCTAGAGTACAGCTATATGTCCTTGCAGGAAATATCTCGAAAAGTCTTTTTTGGAGCAAGATGAAGCAAATGATTAACTATtagattatattcatatacaaaattATTCACATACTCACGTGCACATATcaaaatgtacatacacaaaaaataacaaacctgCTGAAGTGCCGGTGTCCGCAGCGGGACCGGGCCGCGGCCTTCTTCTCCTTTGGCTCAGCCTCATGGATGCCCTGTGAACGGCCTGTCGAGATTCCCTGAAGGAAGAACGAATCCTGGTGGATGCTCGGCGATGGAACGGCATGCCAGGCGGAGGCTGTGGGTTCAGTCCTGGAGGAGACAGGCGATATcaagtgttttctctctttcatctctattACTGTATAAACAACGTTTTCAAAAGTCAAGAGAAATGGCTTTATGACTGGCAATCACTAATTCAAGGGGAATGTCCATTGCGTTTTTGCTATCTCACGATAACTGATTGTATGCTATATCACGATCCCTGTAATCGCTCATTTTAAGGATATACAGGTCATAGTAGGGAAAGACCAGACAAGGTGAGCCATCCTCTGCCGTCCTCTGTATGTCACGAACGTGCatcctgtatgtgtatatatatatatatatatatatatatatatatatatatatatatatatatatatatatatatatacaaatatatatatatatatatatatatacatatatatatatatatatatatatgtatatatatatatatatatatatacgtacatacacacacacacacacaaacacaaacacaaacacacacacacacacacacacacacacacaaacacaaacacaaacacaaacacaaacacaaacacaaacacacacacacacacacacacacacacatatatatatatatatatatatatatatatatatatatatatatatatatatatatatatacatatatatatatatacatatatatatatatatatatatatatatatatatatatatatacttcatatatatacatacatacacacacacacacacacatacacatacacacacacacacacacacacacacacacacacacacacacacacagatacacacacatacacacacacacacacacacacacacactcactcacacacacacacacacacaaactgacactgacacacacacacacttacacagacacacacaaacacacaaacacacacacacacacacacacacacacacacacacacacacacacacacacacacacacacacacacacacacacacacacttacacagacacacgcacacactcacacagacaaacacacacacaaacacacacacacacacacacacacacacacacacacacacacacacacacacatacatacacacacacacacacacacacacacacacacacacacacacacacacacacacacacacacacacatacaaacacacacacacacacacacatacacacacacacacacacacacaaacacacacacacacaaacacacagacacacacgtgcgcTGGCGCGAGCGCAcgcgcgcaaacatacacacgcacttacacacacaaaaacatgtctacatgtctatttgtctatatatacatatatatatatatatatttatatatatatgtatattatatatatatatatatgtatatatactatatatatatatacatatatatatatatatatatatatatatatatatatatatatatatacatatgcatatgcataaatacatatatacatatatgcgtacacacatacacaaacacacacaaaagcacatacacacacacccacacacacacacacacacaaatacacacgcacacacacacacacacacacacacacacacacacacacacacacacacaaacacacacacacacacacacacacacacacacatatatatatatatatatatatatatatatatatatatatatatatatatatatatatatatatatatgtagatatgtctctgtgtatgtatgttatatatatatatatatatatatatatatatatatatatatatatatatatatatatatatatatatatatatacatacatttatatatgtatatatatatatatgtatatataaatatatatgtatatatatatatatatatatatatatatatatatatatatactatatatatatatatatatatatatatatatatatatatatatgtatatatatatgtatatatatatactatatatatatatactatatatatatatatatatatatatatatatatatatatatatatatatatatatatatatacatacttatatatattcatatgtatatatatatatatatgtatatatatatatatatatatacatatatatatatatatatatatatatatatatatatatatatatatatatatatatatatatatatatatgtaagtg encodes:
- the LOC113827374 gene encoding proteoglycan 4 encodes the protein MKTFGKKVIRVFSFVLLFPSTSTQYQNVSIAHPSALLTRAGDEVWCGGRLCGSSNEMECCSFDSLNCCNKNNQYCNQESCGMIQDGWYCGTCGSFDGNSCCNDGLTICQSQVCGHKEDYTCCDYTCCTIVPPEPAPTPLYALWWFWVGLIFCLALLFFIGFVLWSDRHFIKYNIDKARGLNPQPPPGMPFHRRASTRIRSSFRESRQAVHRASMRLSQRRRRPRPGPAADTGTSADRPEVTHITGPPPFVNGPRSLRIRPPQPSVNPQSEPPAPSTNGYRAGPSRDSAYEKPTDERKAYPPVSPSHVLTPKSEVRRYAPFSSQQAMKEEQIRNPAFNPEYDPLKSAAFSQPQLHVPSHNRHFPPPDSSGPSPQTLQHYGGRHLPQPQQPKGSLHQGYGYTRGPPPQSLEGPPPQAPRGPPPQAPRGPPPQAPRGPPPQAPRGPPPQAPRGPPSQAPREPASHTLRGPQPFNFRGIPSHNPNYSRGPPPQGPSYAGSPRNPVTSSRTRAPMPLGFGGNFHGNSRVYRNPDTKIDETII